A part of Streptomyces sp. NBC_01210 genomic DNA contains:
- a CDS encoding Tn3 family transposase encodes MQQDWEPEELIEVWTLLEDDTAKLRNKSGANRLGFAMLLKFFEIEARFPETVKEVPAGAVSYVSQQVKVPVEQWAAYDWQGRTATRHRTEIREAFGFRESTGEDQENLAEWLTAELCGVEMSRDRLAEAVVARCRNDRIEPPAPAKVRRLVGKAVKDFDAQFCRRTVDRLSHATRSRLEDLVAGGGAGEDSAGDQAVAGGGRSFFTELKADPGAPGLESLFAEVDKLQRVRKLALPADLFADVSEKQVDAWRARASKEYPANLERMKPPMRLTLLSALCHVRHTEITDSLVELFIQLVLKINTRAEKKVDKELTGELKKVRGKEAMMLRVAEAALSEPSGTVRRVIYPVVGGEKTLKALAAEAAANEAKYKARIRTVLRSAYSAHWRRMLAPLLKALTLKCNNTAYRPVMDAIDLLQRYLEQPLKEGAFFDPAESVPLEGVVPDQWRAAVVDDKGRVERIPYELCVLVSLREALRRREIWVVGANRWRNPEDDLPQDFEDNRDVHYDAIQKPQDPAKFIAELQKKHREALDRLEAALAQDTTGGVAIVKRNGEGWIKVSPRPKQEEPQNLVAVKGEIERRWGTIDLLDILKYAEFDTDFIAEFTSVATRENLSRDVLRRRLLLVLFGLGTNMGIKRVAVTGKHGESEATLRRVRHLFVNRANMRAALVKLVNATFAVRDEMWWGSGTACASDSRKFGAWSSNFMTEWHQRYRGPGVMIYWHVERKSVCIYSQLKSCSASEVAAMIEGVLRHCTDMEVDRQYTDTHGASIVGFAFAHMLDFKLMPRLKNIGRARLYRPAAGEDKNWPTLAPVLSTRTIDWELIAQQYDQIVKYTTALRLGTAEAEQVLRRFTKGGPKHPTYLAIEELGRVARTAFICDYLSDVEMRKEIGEGLQVVENWNSANQDLFYGKDGDLTGADKESQEVSMLALHLLQSSLVHVNTLLMQQVLAEPKWADKLTEADRRALSPLFWTHVNPYGRFELDMNSRLDLGLVLSDEEAPPHGAADAERAPAG; translated from the coding sequence GTGCAGCAGGACTGGGAACCGGAAGAGCTGATCGAGGTCTGGACGCTGCTCGAAGACGACACCGCGAAGCTGCGAAACAAGTCCGGGGCGAACAGGCTCGGCTTTGCGATGCTGCTGAAGTTCTTCGAGATCGAGGCGCGGTTCCCGGAGACCGTCAAGGAGGTCCCGGCTGGGGCTGTGTCCTATGTGTCCCAGCAGGTGAAGGTGCCGGTGGAACAGTGGGCGGCGTACGACTGGCAGGGCCGGACGGCGACCCGTCACCGGACGGAGATCCGGGAGGCGTTCGGCTTCCGGGAGTCCACCGGGGAGGACCAGGAGAACCTCGCCGAGTGGCTGACCGCGGAGCTGTGCGGGGTGGAGATGTCCCGCGACCGGCTGGCGGAGGCGGTGGTGGCCCGGTGCCGCAATGACCGCATCGAGCCGCCGGCTCCGGCGAAGGTCCGGCGCCTGGTGGGCAAGGCGGTCAAGGACTTCGACGCGCAGTTCTGCCGCAGGACCGTGGACCGGCTCTCCCACGCGACCCGGTCCAGGCTGGAGGACCTGGTGGCAGGGGGCGGGGCGGGCGAGGACTCGGCCGGGGACCAGGCGGTGGCCGGTGGCGGGCGGTCGTTCTTCACCGAGCTCAAGGCCGACCCGGGGGCGCCGGGGCTGGAGAGTTTGTTCGCGGAGGTGGACAAGCTCCAGCGGGTGCGGAAGCTGGCGTTGCCCGCGGACCTGTTCGCAGATGTGTCGGAGAAGCAGGTGGACGCCTGGCGGGCGCGGGCGTCGAAGGAGTACCCGGCGAACCTGGAGCGGATGAAGCCGCCGATGCGCCTGACGCTGCTGTCCGCGCTGTGCCACGTCCGGCACACGGAGATCACCGACTCGCTGGTGGAGCTGTTCATCCAGCTGGTGCTGAAGATCAACACCAGGGCGGAGAAGAAGGTCGACAAGGAGCTGACCGGCGAGCTGAAGAAGGTGCGGGGCAAGGAGGCGATGATGCTGCGGGTCGCCGAGGCGGCCTTGTCCGAGCCCTCCGGCACGGTCCGCAGGGTGATCTACCCCGTCGTCGGCGGGGAGAAGACGCTCAAGGCGTTGGCGGCGGAGGCCGCGGCGAACGAGGCCAAGTACAAGGCGCGTATCCGTACGGTACTGCGATCGGCATACTCGGCGCACTGGCGGCGGATGCTGGCGCCGCTGCTGAAGGCGCTGACGCTCAAGTGCAACAACACCGCCTACCGGCCGGTGATGGACGCGATCGACCTGCTCCAGCGCTACCTGGAGCAGCCTTTGAAGGAGGGCGCCTTCTTCGACCCGGCGGAGAGCGTGCCGCTTGAGGGTGTGGTGCCCGACCAGTGGCGGGCGGCCGTGGTGGACGACAAGGGCCGCGTCGAGCGCATCCCGTACGAGCTGTGCGTGCTGGTCAGCCTGCGCGAAGCGTTGCGACGCCGGGAGATATGGGTGGTGGGGGCGAACCGGTGGCGCAACCCGGAGGACGACCTGCCTCAGGACTTCGAGGACAACCGGGACGTGCACTACGACGCGATCCAAAAACCCCAGGACCCGGCGAAGTTCATCGCCGAACTGCAGAAGAAACACCGCGAAGCCCTGGACCGGCTCGAGGCCGCGCTCGCGCAGGACACCACCGGTGGGGTGGCGATCGTCAAGCGCAACGGAGAGGGGTGGATCAAGGTCTCGCCGCGGCCCAAACAGGAGGAGCCGCAAAACCTGGTCGCGGTGAAGGGCGAGATCGAACGGCGCTGGGGCACCATCGACCTGCTGGACATCTTGAAGTACGCCGAGTTCGACACCGACTTCATCGCCGAGTTCACCTCGGTGGCAACGAGGGAGAACCTGTCCAGGGACGTCCTTCGCAGAAGGCTGCTTTTGGTCCTTTTCGGGCTGGGCACCAACATGGGGATCAAGCGTGTCGCGGTGACGGGCAAGCACGGCGAGTCGGAGGCGACGCTTCGCCGGGTGCGGCACCTGTTCGTGAACCGGGCCAACATGCGCGCCGCACTGGTGAAGCTGGTCAACGCCACCTTTGCGGTCCGCGACGAGATGTGGTGGGGCAGCGGGACGGCCTGCGCCTCCGATAGCCGCAAGTTCGGCGCCTGGTCCAGCAACTTCATGACGGAGTGGCACCAGCGGTACCGGGGCCCCGGAGTCATGATTTATTGGCATGTGGAACGAAAATCGGTGTGTATCTACAGCCAGCTGAAGTCCTGTTCGGCCTCCGAGGTCGCCGCGATGATCGAGGGCGTGCTGCGGCACTGCACCGACATGGAGGTCGACCGGCAGTACACCGACACCCACGGCGCCTCGATCGTCGGGTTCGCGTTCGCGCACATGCTCGACTTCAAGCTGATGCCCCGGCTGAAGAACATCGGCCGGGCCCGGCTGTACCGGCCGGCCGCCGGCGAGGACAAGAACTGGCCCACCCTCGCCCCGGTGCTCTCCACCCGGACGATCGACTGGGAGCTGATCGCCCAGCAGTACGACCAGATCGTGAAGTACACCACCGCGCTCCGCCTGGGCACCGCGGAGGCCGAGCAGGTCCTGCGCCGGTTCACCAAGGGCGGCCCCAAGCACCCGACCTATCTGGCGATCGAGGAGCTGGGGCGCGTGGCACGGACGGCGTTCATCTGCGACTACCTCTCGGACGTGGAGATGCGCAAGGAGATCGGTGAGGGCTTGCAGGTGGTGGAGAACTGGAACTCGGCGAACCAAGACCTGTTCTACGGCAAGGACGGGGATCTGACCGGCGCGGACAAGGAGAGCCAGGAGGTGTCCATGCTGGCCCTCCATCTCCTCCAGAGCAGTCTCGTGCACGTCAATACGCTGCTGATGCAGCAGGTCCTGGCCGAGCCGAAGTGGGCGGACAAGCTCACCGAGGCCGACCGCAGGGCCCTGTCCCCGCTGTTCTGGACCCACGTGAACCCCTACGGCCGGTTCGAGCTGGACATGAACAGCCGCCTGGATCTGGGCTTGGTGCTGTCCGACGAGGAGGCACCGCCGCACGGGGCCGCGGACGCCGAGCGAGCCCCGGCCGGGTGA
- a CDS encoding FtsK/SpoIIIE domain-containing protein: protein MSGGTLLALAVIGTALLLVARVKAPAVYWTLVGLPAALYRVFSSYRRTMEACELTVAPPWWRVFAHKLSAGDTVSRPGIPKVRGIRPTTTGLRLRLRLAAGLAPEDVVKSAERLRHAWGIYSVHVAEIKPGVVDLRLTGFDVLGHVRMPRRLATGPLSVTVALREDGLPFVRDYRDIPHGLTLGANKSGKSMYQRCLIKGLAPLDVAIVGIDCKRGVEQTPFAPRLTALAITPDQADGLLDALIVEMEDRFDLLCLHQGIGPGTQLEDITSDIWGMPKHLRPVPIVVLIDEIAELFLITSKTDTARRDRMVTQLVRLAQLARAVGIYLEVCGQRFGSELGKGATALRAQLTGRVVHRCNDKQTADMGLGDINELAVVAATAIAAERAGTAIAGDSSGGWSRIRTPRTSLGEVAAVCREFAHLTPNVPALEPFRPEVSIPAEVPAPAAATVTVPESW, encoded by the coding sequence ATGAGCGGAGGAACGCTCTTAGCGCTGGCGGTGATAGGTACCGCCCTGCTCCTGGTGGCCCGGGTCAAGGCCCCGGCCGTGTACTGGACGCTGGTCGGTCTCCCGGCCGCCTTGTACCGGGTCTTCTCGTCCTACCGTCGGACGATGGAGGCCTGTGAGCTGACCGTCGCCCCTCCGTGGTGGCGGGTCTTCGCCCACAAGCTGTCCGCCGGCGACACTGTGTCCCGCCCCGGAATCCCGAAGGTTCGCGGGATACGCCCGACCACTACCGGGCTTCGTCTGCGGCTGCGGCTCGCTGCGGGGCTGGCTCCGGAGGATGTGGTCAAGTCGGCCGAACGGCTGCGGCACGCCTGGGGCATCTACTCGGTCCACGTCGCCGAGATCAAGCCCGGTGTCGTCGACCTGCGGCTGACCGGCTTCGACGTCCTCGGTCATGTGCGGATGCCTCGCCGCCTCGCCACCGGTCCACTGTCGGTCACCGTGGCGCTGCGGGAAGACGGCCTGCCGTTCGTCCGTGACTACCGGGACATCCCGCACGGCCTCACCCTGGGCGCGAACAAGTCCGGTAAGTCGATGTACCAACGCTGCCTGATCAAAGGCCTCGCACCCCTGGATGTCGCCATCGTGGGCATCGACTGCAAACGCGGCGTGGAACAGACCCCGTTCGCCCCTCGCCTGACCGCACTCGCCATCACCCCTGATCAGGCCGACGGGCTGCTGGACGCGCTGATCGTAGAGATGGAAGACCGGTTCGACCTGCTGTGCCTGCACCAGGGCATCGGCCCCGGCACCCAGTTGGAAGACATCACCTCGGACATCTGGGGCATGCCGAAGCACCTGCGCCCGGTCCCCATCGTGGTCCTGATCGATGAGATCGCCGAACTGTTCCTCATCACCTCCAAGACCGACACCGCACGCCGGGACCGCATGGTCACGCAACTGGTCCGCCTTGCGCAGCTGGCCCGTGCGGTGGGGATCTACTTGGAGGTGTGCGGGCAGCGCTTCGGCTCCGAACTCGGCAAAGGCGCAACCGCCTTGCGTGCCCAGCTCACCGGCCGGGTGGTGCATCGCTGCAACGACAAGCAGACCGCCGACATGGGCCTGGGCGACATCAACGAACTCGCCGTCGTCGCCGCTACCGCCATCGCTGCCGAGCGGGCCGGTACCGCGATCGCCGGTGATTCCTCGGGTGGCTGGTCCCGCATCCGCACTCCGAGGACGTCGCTGGGTGAAGTCGCCGCGGTGTGCCGCGAGTTCGCGCACCTCACCCCGAACGTTCCGGCACTGGAGCCGTTCCGTCCCGAGGTCAGCATCCCCGCCGAGGTCCCGGCGCCGGCTGCCGCAACGGTGACGGTCCCCGAGTCCTGGTAG
- a CDS encoding helix-turn-helix domain-containing protein: MSSKSPARRLLPGPDRDKVAAELKSQYEKGASIRSLAESSGRSYGGVHRLLADAGAAFRSRGGAKRGQSAT; this comes from the coding sequence ATGTCCAGCAAGTCCCCGGCCCGTCGGCTGCTGCCCGGACCGGACCGCGACAAAGTCGCCGCCGAGCTCAAGTCCCAGTACGAGAAGGGCGCCTCGATCCGCTCGCTGGCGGAGTCCAGTGGCCGTTCCTACGGCGGGGTGCACCGCCTCCTGGCCGACGCCGGAGCCGCCTTCCGCTCACGTGGCGGCGCGAAGCGGGGGCAGTCCGCGACGTGA
- a CDS encoding SCO3933 family regulatory protein: MRQIPVDTAVMTVMLIQAPEPKIKNRETGEVATDRQSGKTLFNVNVAVIVDGRPDALTIVVAEDGVQPDLFPGVPVALPGLVARPWENDFGHGISYRATAVMAAQVPAAANGKA; the protein is encoded by the coding sequence ATGCGTCAGATTCCTGTGGACACCGCCGTGATGACGGTGATGCTCATCCAGGCCCCCGAGCCGAAGATCAAGAACCGGGAGACCGGTGAGGTCGCGACCGACCGCCAGTCTGGCAAGACGCTGTTCAACGTGAACGTGGCCGTGATCGTGGATGGCCGGCCGGACGCGCTGACGATCGTGGTCGCCGAGGACGGTGTTCAGCCGGACCTGTTCCCCGGCGTGCCGGTGGCTCTGCCGGGTCTGGTGGCCCGCCCGTGGGAGAACGACTTCGGGCACGGCATCAGCTATCGCGCCACCGCGGTGATGGCCGCGCAGGTCCCGGCCGCTGCCAACGGCAAGGCCTGA
- a CDS encoding trypsin-like serine peptidase, whose protein sequence is MPQPANDSDWTSEDAARFWTAERMAAATPEEAKGDSARPAVSAPAQAPGAGTRKSARAGDPFYEGVPSVGMLYYRTNDLATHSCTASVVHSPRGNLLLTAAHCSLGSKVAFVPQYRSNKAAAQQPHGIWAIADIFKDPRHSENHIGPGSDLDFAFATVKPDKLGRQVESITGGNRLSRAPGYENWVTVIGYPNSKDAPKDQAVKCRTKTTRLPGYRQMRIDCGGFYGGTSGSPWLANFDEKTKTGDVIGNLGGWNGGGLKNGSDRISFAPVYGDEVFKLYDDAVNNRTPRRAPLSYSPYAQGGGELWEKARLMASGDYTGDGRADMIVVWNDGEVTLYRGDGQGGFSGENQLAPAESVFKYATVLTGGDFAGGDLSDVTVRWKDGEVSLYADVSAGTRFTKETTLATPSEGSIWKHADQIIAGRFSANKWTDDLLVRWSDGEVSLFSDVGDKVKLANEKQLRKPDDTWRQATLLTSGDFTGNDQWDVLIRWSDGKRTLHPDLSPSGFGEAVEMQAANSLWKNAQVMTAGNYNTNGHPDDLVIRWSDGEVSLYTDTGTTLGTEHNIVPPKAQ, encoded by the coding sequence GTGCCGCAGCCCGCGAACGACAGCGATTGGACGAGTGAGGATGCGGCGCGGTTCTGGACCGCCGAGCGCATGGCGGCCGCGACACCGGAGGAGGCCAAGGGAGACTCTGCTCGCCCCGCCGTGTCGGCGCCCGCGCAGGCCCCCGGCGCCGGCACGAGGAAGTCCGCACGGGCGGGCGACCCCTTCTATGAGGGCGTCCCTTCGGTGGGCATGCTCTACTACCGCACCAACGACCTGGCGACCCACAGCTGTACCGCCAGTGTGGTGCACAGCCCGCGCGGCAACCTCCTGCTCACTGCCGCGCACTGCAGCCTGGGCAGCAAGGTCGCGTTCGTACCGCAGTACCGCAGCAACAAGGCGGCCGCCCAGCAGCCCCACGGCATCTGGGCCATCGCAGATATCTTCAAGGACCCCCGGCACAGCGAGAACCACATCGGTCCGGGTTCGGATCTGGACTTCGCGTTCGCCACGGTCAAGCCCGACAAGCTGGGCCGCCAGGTGGAGTCGATCACCGGCGGGAACCGGCTCTCGCGCGCACCGGGGTACGAGAACTGGGTGACGGTCATCGGCTACCCCAACAGCAAGGACGCGCCCAAGGACCAGGCGGTCAAGTGCAGGACCAAGACCACCCGTCTGCCCGGCTATCGGCAGATGCGCATTGACTGCGGCGGGTTCTACGGTGGAACCTCGGGCAGCCCCTGGCTGGCCAACTTCGACGAGAAGACCAAGACCGGCGACGTGATCGGCAACCTCGGCGGCTGGAACGGCGGCGGGCTCAAGAACGGCAGCGACCGGATCTCGTTCGCCCCCGTCTACGGTGACGAGGTCTTCAAGCTGTACGACGACGCAGTGAACAACCGCACACCCCGGCGCGCCCCTCTTTCCTACTCGCCTTACGCGCAGGGCGGCGGAGAGCTGTGGGAGAAGGCCCGCTTGATGGCGTCGGGGGACTACACCGGTGACGGCAGGGCCGACATGATCGTGGTGTGGAACGACGGCGAGGTGACCCTGTACCGGGGCGATGGTCAGGGAGGTTTCAGCGGTGAGAACCAACTCGCCCCGGCCGAGAGCGTGTTCAAGTACGCCACCGTCCTCACCGGCGGGGACTTCGCCGGTGGCGACCTCTCCGACGTGACCGTGCGCTGGAAGGACGGCGAGGTCAGCCTGTACGCGGACGTGAGCGCCGGCACCAGGTTCACGAAGGAGACCACGCTCGCAACCCCGTCGGAAGGCTCGATCTGGAAGCACGCCGACCAGATCATCGCGGGACGCTTCAGCGCCAACAAGTGGACCGACGACCTGCTGGTGCGCTGGTCGGACGGCGAAGTCAGTCTGTTCTCCGACGTGGGCGACAAAGTGAAACTCGCCAATGAGAAGCAGCTGCGCAAGCCCGACGACACCTGGCGGCAGGCCACCCTGCTCACCAGCGGGGACTTCACCGGGAACGATCAGTGGGACGTCCTGATCCGCTGGAGCGACGGAAAGCGCACCCTCCACCCGGACCTTTCCCCGTCCGGCTTCGGCGAGGCGGTCGAGATGCAGGCCGCCAACTCCCTGTGGAAGAACGCCCAGGTGATGACCGCCGGCAACTACAACACCAACGGCCACCCCGACGACCTCGTCATCCGCTGGTCCGACGGCGAAGTCTCCCTCTACACCGACACCGGCACCACACTGGGAACCGAACACAACATCGTGCCGCCCAAGGCCCAGTAG